Proteins encoded within one genomic window of Arachis ipaensis cultivar K30076 chromosome B08, Araip1.1, whole genome shotgun sequence:
- the LOC107614067 gene encoding 4-hydroxy-tetrahydrodipicolinate synthase, chloroplastic-like isoform X1 has translation MAAMLKSYSSSACFTASGFAVFRSNNATNASNKRSSNWKPPQAAIIPNLHLSMRSFEVKNRTSTEDIKCLRLITALKTPYLPDGRFDLEAYDDLVNKQIENGVEGIIVGGTTGEGQLMSWDEHLMLIGHTVNCFGSKIKVVGNTGSNSTREAIHTSEQGFAVGMHAALHINPYYGKTSLDGMISHFESVISMGPTIIYNVPSRTGQDIPPHVIQTLAQSASLAGVKECVGNDRIKQYTADGIVVWSGNDDGCHDARWGYGATGVISVTSNLVPGLMRDIMFAGKNPTLNSKLLPLMDWLFQEPNPIGLNTALAQLGVVRPVFRLPYVPLPAEKRIEFVNLVKQIGREHFVGDKDVQVLDDDDFILVGRY, from the exons ATGGCGGCGATGCTGAAGAGCTATAGTAGCAGTGCGTGCTTCACTGCTTCTGGTTTTGCTGTTTTTCGCTCCAACAATGCCACCAACGCCAGTAACAAGAG GAGCTCAAACTGGAAGCCTCCACAGGCAGCTATCATACCCAATTTGCATCTCTCAATGCGCAGCTTTGAGGTGAAAAATAG GACATCAACCGAGGACATAAAGTGTCTGAGATTGATAACTGCGCTCAAAACTCCGTACCTACCTGATGGCCGATTTGATCTAGAAGCCTATGATGATTTGGTGAACAAGCAAATTGAAAACGGTGTAGAAGGTATTATTGTTGGTGGCACAACTGGTGAAGGCCAACTAATGAGCTGGGATGAACACCTCATGCTTATCGGGCACACGGTCAATTGTTTTGGCAGTAAAATCAAGGTTGTTGGTAACACCGGAAGTAACTCCACGAGGGAAGCAATCCATACCAGTGAGCAGGGTTTTGCAGTTGGAATGCATGCTGCCCTTCATATAAACCCTTACTACGGCAAAACCTCCTTGGACGGTATGATTTCTCACTTCGAAAGCGTGATTTCCATGGGCCCTACGATCATATATAATGTTCCTTCGAGGACTGGTCAAGATATTCCTCCTCATGTGATTCAAACCTTGGCTCAAAGTGCTAGCTTGGCCGGTGTCAAGGAGTGTGTTGGAAACGATCGGATCAAACAGTACACGGCTGATGGGATTGTTGTGTGGAGTGGCAACGACGATGGATGCCATGATGCTAGATGGGGCTATGGTGCCACCGGAGTGATATCTGTCACCAGCAACCTTGTTCCTGGTTTGATGCGAGACATCATGTTTGCAGGGAAGAATCCAACATTGAATTCAAAGCTCCTTCCTCTGATGGACTGGCTTTTCCAGGAGCCAAACCCGATCGGTTTGAACACAGCTCTTGCCCAACTCGGGGTTGTCAGACCGGTTTTCAGGCTGCCGTACGTGCCTCTCCCTGCGGAGAAAAGGATTGAGTTTGTGAACTTGGTGAAGCAAATAGGCCGAGAGCATTTTGTTGGAGACAAAGATGTTCaggttcttgatgatgatgattttatcTTAGTTGGTCGATATTAG
- the LOC107614067 gene encoding 4-hydroxy-tetrahydrodipicolinate synthase, chloroplastic-like isoform X2 — protein MPPTPVTRGAQTGSLHRQLSYPICISQCAALRTSTEDIKCLRLITALKTPYLPDGRFDLEAYDDLVNKQIENGVEGIIVGGTTGEGQLMSWDEHLMLIGHTVNCFGSKIKVVGNTGSNSTREAIHTSEQGFAVGMHAALHINPYYGKTSLDGMISHFESVISMGPTIIYNVPSRTGQDIPPHVIQTLAQSASLAGVKECVGNDRIKQYTADGIVVWSGNDDGCHDARWGYGATGVISVTSNLVPGLMRDIMFAGKNPTLNSKLLPLMDWLFQEPNPIGLNTALAQLGVVRPVFRLPYVPLPAEKRIEFVNLVKQIGREHFVGDKDVQVLDDDDFILVGRY, from the exons ATGCCACCAACGCCAGTAACAAGAG GAGCTCAAACTGGAAGCCTCCACAGGCAGCTATCATACCCAATTTGCATCTCTCAATGCGCAGCTTTGAG GACATCAACCGAGGACATAAAGTGTCTGAGATTGATAACTGCGCTCAAAACTCCGTACCTACCTGATGGCCGATTTGATCTAGAAGCCTATGATGATTTGGTGAACAAGCAAATTGAAAACGGTGTAGAAGGTATTATTGTTGGTGGCACAACTGGTGAAGGCCAACTAATGAGCTGGGATGAACACCTCATGCTTATCGGGCACACGGTCAATTGTTTTGGCAGTAAAATCAAGGTTGTTGGTAACACCGGAAGTAACTCCACGAGGGAAGCAATCCATACCAGTGAGCAGGGTTTTGCAGTTGGAATGCATGCTGCCCTTCATATAAACCCTTACTACGGCAAAACCTCCTTGGACGGTATGATTTCTCACTTCGAAAGCGTGATTTCCATGGGCCCTACGATCATATATAATGTTCCTTCGAGGACTGGTCAAGATATTCCTCCTCATGTGATTCAAACCTTGGCTCAAAGTGCTAGCTTGGCCGGTGTCAAGGAGTGTGTTGGAAACGATCGGATCAAACAGTACACGGCTGATGGGATTGTTGTGTGGAGTGGCAACGACGATGGATGCCATGATGCTAGATGGGGCTATGGTGCCACCGGAGTGATATCTGTCACCAGCAACCTTGTTCCTGGTTTGATGCGAGACATCATGTTTGCAGGGAAGAATCCAACATTGAATTCAAAGCTCCTTCCTCTGATGGACTGGCTTTTCCAGGAGCCAAACCCGATCGGTTTGAACACAGCTCTTGCCCAACTCGGGGTTGTCAGACCGGTTTTCAGGCTGCCGTACGTGCCTCTCCCTGCGGAGAAAAGGATTGAGTTTGTGAACTTGGTGAAGCAAATAGGCCGAGAGCATTTTGTTGGAGACAAAGATGTTCaggttcttgatgatgatgattttatcTTAGTTGGTCGATATTAG